In Tissierellales bacterium, the sequence CATTACACAGCCATTGGAACATGGTACTAGTAGAAATGCAGATAAGCAATACTTAAATCCACATTTCTAAAAGGTGGTATTAGTCGATGTCTAATTCATCGAAATCTTTATCAAAAAAGTCTTTAATACTTATATCTAGACCGATGCAAATTTTCTTTATTGTAGCTAAACTAGGATTTTTGCTTTCACCTTTAACAATACTATTTAAAGTTGATTGCGTAATTCCAGATAGAGTAGCTAGTTTATTTAAAGTTATATCTTTTTCTTCACATAGAGAAAGAAGCCTATTTGCAGTCCATTGTGAGATATTCAAAGAGATCACCACCTAATAATAAATTTTGATAAAACAAGTATATCAAAAATAAATCAAAAACATTAACGATAAAACGTTGACTAAAGACGAAGAAAGTGTTATTATTCAATTAACGTTAAAACGTTAATTAGTAAAAGGGGGGAGGGGCACATGCAATTTGGAACAAATTTAAAGAAGTATAGAAAACTAAGAAAATTATCGCAAACAGGCTTATCTAAAAAAACTGGAATACCACAAACTACATTAAGTGATTTAGAAACTGGCAAAACATCACCAAATCTAAAGCACTTAAAAATCTTATGTGAATCGTTAGAAATTTCAGTTATAGAATTATTAGATAAAATACTATAATTCAAAATACATTTATTTGAGTTTTAAATCAAGTTACCAATATAAATAGAGGAGGAAAAAAGAATGAATAAAAATTTAGAGAATGGATCAAAAGAAGAGATTAAAAAGTCAAAAGCCGAAAGAGCAGAATTAAGAGAAAAACTTTATCAAAAAATTGAATCAGAAATATTAGAAAGTGGCTTGAAATATGG encodes:
- a CDS encoding helix-turn-helix domain-containing protein translates to MNISQWTANRLLSLCEEKDITLNKLATLSGITQSTLNSIVKGESKNPSLATIKKICIGLDISIKDFFDKDFDELDID
- a CDS encoding helix-turn-helix domain-containing protein — translated: MQFGTNLKKYRKLRKLSQTGLSKKTGIPQTTLSDLETGKTSPNLKHLKILCESLEISVIELLDKIL